A stretch of Nonomuraea africana DNA encodes these proteins:
- a CDS encoding TauD/TfdA dioxygenase family protein — protein MIEFHPVTKHIGAEVTGVDLRKPLSPEEVATLRQGWLRHLVLFFRDQHIDDEQHLQFALNFGTLNHPAFKKDGASPIHVLDQTDPKGEGGDEWHSDNTFEPTPPMGSLLRCVQLPSVGGDTLWANTYLAYETLSPPLQRLCDELTAVHDITGSMRKAISKGHPFDLAEVQAKWPPLERPVVRVHAETGRKALFVNRASTTRLVGLSDRENEALLPLLIDHIRSPEYQVRLNWRPGTLAFWDNRSTQHYAVADYTERRRMHRVTINAFSEHADAP, from the coding sequence ATGATCGAGTTCCATCCGGTGACCAAGCACATCGGCGCCGAGGTGACCGGCGTCGACCTGCGCAAACCGCTCTCGCCCGAGGAGGTCGCCACCCTCAGGCAGGGCTGGCTGCGCCACCTCGTGCTGTTCTTCCGCGACCAGCACATCGACGACGAGCAGCACCTGCAGTTCGCGCTCAACTTCGGCACGCTCAACCACCCCGCCTTCAAGAAGGACGGCGCCAGCCCCATCCACGTGCTCGACCAGACCGACCCCAAGGGGGAGGGCGGCGACGAGTGGCACAGCGACAACACCTTCGAGCCCACCCCGCCGATGGGCTCCCTGCTGCGCTGCGTCCAGCTGCCGAGCGTGGGCGGCGACACCCTCTGGGCCAACACCTACCTCGCCTACGAGACCCTCTCGCCGCCGCTGCAGCGGCTGTGCGACGAGCTGACGGCCGTCCACGACATCACCGGCTCCATGAGGAAGGCGATCTCCAAGGGGCACCCCTTCGACCTGGCCGAGGTGCAGGCCAAGTGGCCGCCGCTCGAACGTCCCGTGGTGCGCGTCCACGCCGAGACCGGCCGCAAGGCGCTGTTCGTCAACCGCGCCTCCACCACCCGCCTGGTCGGCCTGTCCGACAGGGAGAACGAGGCGCTGCTGCCGCTGCTGATCGACCACATCCGCTCACCCGAGTACCAGGTGCGGCTGAACTGGCGGCCGGGCACGCTCGCCTTCTGGGACAACCGCTCCACCCAGCACTACGCCGTCGCCGACTACACCGAACGCCGCCGCATGCACCGGGTCACCATCAACGCCTTCTCCGAGCACGCGGACGCCCCGTAG
- a CDS encoding GNAT family N-acetyltransferase encodes MDVITWYLEQRSPGALVPARPPRLPVEVVRAEVPSPEFSRFLYTAVGGDWQWTDRLSWTYDQWMTYLTRPGVETWVAWHRGTPAGYVELDPQPGAQVEIAYFGLLPYAMGGGVGGHLLSSGTARAWDLATRWPSLPETRRVWVHTCSLDGPAALANYRARGFEVYDEKRDEPGDVDEGTTPGPWPGARP; translated from the coding sequence GTGGACGTCATCACCTGGTACCTGGAGCAGCGCTCGCCCGGCGCGCTGGTCCCCGCGCGACCACCCCGGCTGCCGGTCGAGGTGGTCAGGGCCGAGGTGCCCTCGCCGGAGTTCAGCCGCTTCCTCTACACCGCGGTCGGCGGCGACTGGCAGTGGACCGACCGGCTCTCCTGGACCTACGACCAGTGGATGACCTACCTGACCAGGCCCGGCGTCGAGACGTGGGTCGCCTGGCACCGGGGCACCCCGGCCGGCTACGTCGAGCTGGACCCACAGCCGGGGGCGCAGGTGGAGATCGCCTACTTCGGGCTGCTGCCGTACGCCATGGGCGGCGGCGTGGGCGGCCACCTGCTGTCCTCCGGCACGGCACGCGCGTGGGACCTGGCCACCCGCTGGCCGTCCCTGCCGGAGACCCGGCGCGTCTGGGTGCACACCTGCTCGCTGGACGGCCCGGCCGCGCTGGCCAACTATCGGGCGAGGGGCTTCGAGGTCTACGACGAGAAGCGCGACGAGCCTGGCGACGTGGACGAGGGCACGACACCGGGACCGTGGCCCGGCGCCAGGCCGTGA
- a CDS encoding alpha/beta fold hydrolase: MITHLALALALMSPAPSPSPAPTEKMEISEVSVPVDWDRPEGRAITLKVGRLPATGKAEGSVLIAYGGPGAPGILLTETMPQMWAELRKRMNIVTWDTRGYGKQVQGTSTALPCTWTRVPIPAFPEDDADFARLADLNRGLAEPCRSSDPELFANMSSADHARDMEAIRKAIGEPKLTFYGASYAGFYGQAYARLFPGKVRAMVLDGTWNHSAADWSRELELTALQNEQAMGRYFASCESEACRPAFWQKLVAKADRSPIPAGAGLAYDGRDLQGLAQSFVRQGPKGWSALAEAITKAARGDASGFAPARGLRFPDAATGVTECTDWPRFAGRKEMATTVARLNRIAPNTGTAGTMATATLNCVGWPAGVTNPPAPLPKGLPPLVGAGAWGESDAVARVLAQVPGSGLVRHEGPGHTLYAANECARGHLNRYLTDLVVPAPGTTC; this comes from the coding sequence ATGATCACACACCTCGCGCTGGCCCTCGCGCTGATGAGCCCGGCTCCCTCCCCCTCGCCCGCCCCCACGGAGAAGATGGAGATCTCGGAGGTGAGCGTGCCCGTCGACTGGGACAGGCCCGAAGGGCGCGCGATCACCCTCAAGGTCGGACGGCTGCCCGCCACAGGCAAGGCCGAGGGCTCGGTGCTGATCGCCTACGGCGGCCCGGGCGCGCCCGGCATCCTGCTGACGGAGACCATGCCCCAGATGTGGGCCGAGCTGCGGAAACGGATGAACATCGTCACCTGGGACACCCGCGGCTACGGCAAGCAGGTCCAGGGCACCAGCACCGCCCTGCCGTGCACGTGGACGCGCGTGCCGATCCCCGCCTTCCCCGAGGACGACGCCGACTTCGCCAGGCTCGCCGACCTCAACCGCGGCCTGGCCGAGCCCTGCAGGAGCAGCGACCCCGAGCTGTTCGCCAACATGAGCTCGGCCGACCACGCCAGGGACATGGAGGCGATCAGGAAGGCCATCGGCGAGCCCAAGCTCACCTTCTATGGCGCCTCCTACGCCGGGTTCTACGGCCAGGCCTACGCCAGGCTCTTCCCCGGCAAGGTGCGCGCCATGGTGCTGGACGGCACCTGGAACCACAGCGCCGCCGACTGGAGCAGGGAACTGGAGCTGACCGCCCTGCAGAACGAGCAGGCCATGGGCCGCTATTTCGCCTCCTGCGAGAGCGAGGCCTGCCGTCCCGCCTTCTGGCAGAAGCTGGTCGCCAAGGCCGACCGCAGCCCGATCCCCGCGGGGGCAGGCCTCGCCTACGACGGCCGCGACCTGCAGGGGCTGGCCCAGTCCTTCGTCCGGCAGGGGCCGAAGGGATGGAGTGCGCTGGCCGAGGCGATCACCAAGGCCGCCCGCGGCGACGCCTCCGGCTTCGCCCCCGCCCGCGGCCTGCGCTTCCCCGACGCCGCCACCGGCGTCACCGAGTGCACCGACTGGCCGCGTTTCGCCGGCCGCAAGGAGATGGCCACGACCGTCGCCCGCCTGAACAGGATCGCGCCGAACACGGGGACGGCGGGCACGATGGCCACGGCGACGCTGAACTGCGTGGGCTGGCCCGCAGGGGTGACCAACCCGCCCGCCCCGCTGCCGAAGGGCCTGCCGCCGCTGGTCGGCGCGGGCGCGTGGGGCGAGTCCGACGCGGTGGCCAGGGTGCTGGCGCAGGTGCCGGGCAGCGGCCTGGTCAGGCACGAGGGGCCGGGGCACACCCTGTACGCCGCCAACGAGTGCGCCCGCGGGCACCTCAACCGCTACCTGACCGACCTGGTGGTCCCCGCACCGGGCACGACGTGCTGA